From the Thermococcus sp. 18S1 genome, one window contains:
- the prf1 gene encoding peptide chain release factor aRF-1 — MSHKSAEMYELKKKVEELKGYRGRATELVTLYVPAGYDLNKVMQQLREEYGTAQNIKSKSTRKNVLGALERAMQHLKLYRKTPETGLALFVGNVSEQEGVSDIKLWAIIPPEPLKVRLYRCDQTFITEPLEEMLRVKDAYGLITVEKNEATIGVLRGKRIDVIDELTSNVPGKTRAGGQSARRYERIREQETHEFMKRIAEHANKAFLPLLEKGELRGIIIGGPGPTKEDFIDGEYLHHELRKKIIGVVDISYSGAYGLKELVEKASDILKDHEAIKERHLIQNFFRHLVKDTGMITYGENEVRKALELGAVDTLLISEGYDRVRVKVKCNSCGWEELKTMSESEFHVYKKKVTHCPKCGSQNLSFEKWDVAEELIKMAEESGSEVEVISLDTEEGQQFYKAFGGIAAFLRYKIQ; from the coding sequence ATGTCTCACAAGTCAGCCGAGATGTATGAACTCAAGAAGAAGGTCGAGGAGCTGAAGGGTTATCGAGGTCGAGCCACCGAACTGGTGACTCTCTACGTTCCGGCTGGATACGACCTGAACAAGGTCATGCAGCAGCTGAGGGAGGAGTACGGAACGGCCCAGAACATCAAGAGCAAGTCAACCAGAAAGAACGTCCTTGGTGCCCTTGAGAGGGCAATGCAGCACCTCAAGCTTTACCGTAAGACCCCTGAGACTGGTCTGGCCCTCTTCGTCGGAAACGTCAGCGAGCAGGAGGGCGTCAGCGACATAAAGCTCTGGGCGATAATCCCGCCGGAACCGCTTAAGGTCAGGCTCTACCGATGCGACCAGACTTTCATCACAGAGCCGCTGGAGGAGATGCTCCGCGTCAAGGACGCCTACGGCCTCATAACCGTTGAGAAGAACGAGGCCACCATCGGAGTTCTCCGCGGAAAGCGCATTGACGTCATAGACGAGCTGACCTCCAACGTCCCGGGCAAGACGAGGGCCGGTGGTCAGTCGGCCAGGCGTTACGAGCGCATCCGTGAGCAGGAGACCCACGAGTTCATGAAGCGCATCGCCGAGCACGCCAACAAGGCCTTCCTCCCCCTCCTCGAGAAGGGCGAGCTGAGGGGCATCATCATAGGCGGCCCCGGACCGACCAAGGAGGACTTCATAGACGGCGAGTACCTCCACCACGAGCTGAGAAAGAAGATAATCGGCGTCGTTGACATCAGCTACAGCGGAGCCTACGGCCTTAAGGAGCTCGTCGAGAAGGCTAGCGACATCCTGAAGGACCACGAGGCCATAAAGGAGCGCCACCTCATACAGAACTTCTTCAGGCACCTCGTCAAGGATACTGGAATGATAACGTACGGTGAGAACGAAGTCAGGAAGGCCCTCGAACTCGGCGCCGTCGATACGCTCCTCATCAGCGAGGGCTACGACAGGGTCAGGGTCAAGGTCAAGTGCAACAGCTGCGGCTGGGAAGAGCTCAAGACCATGAGCGAGTCCGAGTTCCACGTTTACAAGAAAAAGGTCACCCACTGCCCCAAGTGCGGCAGTCAGAACCTCAGCTTCGAGAAGTGGGACGTCGCTGAGGAGCTAATAAAAATGGCGGAGGAATCCGGCTCCGAAGTGGAGGTCATCTCCCTTGATACCGAGGAGGGCCAGCAGTTCTACAAGGCCTTCGGCGGAATAGCGGCGTTCCTGAGGTACAAGATTCAGTGA
- a CDS encoding DUF2079 domain-containing protein, translating to MVLISLNRHYTFRTNAFDMGIFMQSLWSTVHGDFMYNTVEWFVFCAPNHFGIHLSPVLAVLAPLYGLLPYAETLLVVQTVAIALSAYPLYLLAERIIGESKIALALVVMYLGNSLVHGINSYDFHAVPFAMPFIFLVALMIERRKYGLAVLSALGVLSVREDAGIALIALGLFYLLRNRKLFRVSTYVSIIRALESGTLDELERMSFVFIAMGTVWILLGWVVVDSSHLASFYGGLLSGCNIPMKAVYFLVASATLGMLTFLKPKYFLLLTALPWTEILLSCEKNLYRVGFQYPYMLVPLSMIAIIYALEEIPSDRRGRTVLAALALGIFVSAATSPILPGENGLMGILEIPANYYVPVTGHDRMLTDITRALAPTDFSVLTQNDVFPHLANRENTYVIWASYCGRTLPRTDIVLLDWTLTYADYNFLVGDLLSGYTVIYKRDGVEVWVRNDLIGTWEVENLQRVLEGIQ from the coding sequence ATGGTGCTCATCTCACTTAACAGACACTACACCTTCCGTACAAACGCCTTCGATATGGGAATCTTTATGCAGTCCCTGTGGAGCACTGTCCACGGAGATTTTATGTACAACACCGTTGAATGGTTCGTTTTTTGTGCCCCCAACCACTTCGGGATACACTTATCCCCCGTTCTCGCTGTCTTGGCTCCTCTCTACGGTCTTCTGCCCTATGCTGAGACCCTGCTAGTTGTCCAAACTGTCGCCATAGCCCTATCTGCATACCCGCTTTACCTGCTGGCAGAGAGAATAATCGGAGAGTCCAAAATTGCCCTGGCGTTGGTGGTTATGTACCTCGGAAATTCCCTCGTTCACGGAATAAACAGCTACGATTTCCACGCCGTGCCTTTCGCAATGCCGTTCATCTTCTTGGTGGCCCTTATGATTGAGCGGAGGAAATACGGTCTTGCCGTTCTGTCCGCCCTGGGGGTTCTCAGTGTGAGGGAAGATGCGGGCATTGCACTCATTGCGCTGGGACTCTTCTATCTCCTCCGGAACCGCAAGTTATTCCGTGTCTCCACGTATGTTTCGATCATCAGGGCTTTGGAATCCGGGACCCTTGATGAACTGGAAAGAATGTCCTTTGTTTTTATTGCAATGGGAACCGTTTGGATTCTTCTGGGGTGGGTTGTGGTGGATTCATCGCATCTGGCATCCTTCTATGGAGGTCTTCTTAGCGGTTGCAACATACCGATGAAGGCGGTTTACTTCCTTGTGGCCAGCGCCACGCTTGGAATGCTAACGTTTCTTAAGCCGAAGTACTTCCTTCTGCTGACGGCGCTCCCCTGGACCGAGATTTTGCTATCGTGCGAGAAGAATCTCTACAGGGTGGGATTCCAGTATCCGTATATGCTCGTGCCCCTTTCAATGATTGCAATCATATACGCCCTTGAGGAGATACCTTCCGACCGCAGGGGCAGAACGGTTCTCGCGGCGTTGGCTCTTGGCATCTTCGTTTCCGCCGCCACGTCTCCGATACTTCCCGGCGAGAACGGGCTTATGGGGATCCTAGAGATTCCGGCTAATTACTACGTCCCTGTGACGGGGCACGACAGAATGCTGACGGATATAACCAGGGCCCTGGCGCCCACTGATTTCTCCGTATTGACTCAGAACGATGTATTTCCCCACCTAGCTAACAGGGAGAACACCTACGTCATATGGGCGTCCTACTGTGGCAGGACCCTGCCGAGGACTGATATTGTGCTCCTCGATTGGACGCTGACCTACGCCGATTACAACTTTCTTGTGGGGGACCTTCTTTCGGGATATACAGTGATATATAAGAGGGACGGAGTTGAAGTCTGGGTTAGGAATGACCTTATTGGAACTTGGGAGGTTGAGAATCTTCAGCGGGTGCTGGAGGGGATTCAATGA
- a CDS encoding pro-sigmaK processing inhibitor BofA family protein produces MIAELLFLFFLLLAVLLIVKVGFGIVKYLVANAVIGLIILWFTNWIGISDVPLTALNVLVVAIGGILGVIALIIVYWF; encoded by the coding sequence ATGATAGCGGAGTTGCTGTTCCTGTTTTTCCTGCTCCTGGCAGTACTGTTGATAGTCAAGGTTGGCTTTGGCATAGTCAAGTACCTTGTGGCCAACGCCGTAATAGGCCTGATAATTCTGTGGTTCACGAACTGGATAGGAATATCGGACGTACCGCTGACGGCGCTGAACGTTCTGGTGGTAGCCATAGGCGGAATCCTGGGCGTCATAGCCCTGATAATAGTCTACTGGTTCTAG
- a CDS encoding ATP-binding protein has product MLFDPRPKERREEMFDREAELDAILMGMEEYPITLIIGIRRVGKSSLLKAALNEYQGIGLYLDARRLYAAGGGNISASVMTDELGRILLGRGRFGFLRGVSVEKVNLGGIQIKPRDMGFMDVLEVINGIGERTGQKVILAFDEAQYLRFYGSRGGKDLLAGIAHAYDSMPNLGFIFTGSEVGLLHDFLGLDDYSSPLYGRIYEEVEVRPFPRELSEEFLRAGFSEIGLDVPQDDIKRAVDELDGIPGWLVEFGFNYWKKGDPKKALEATIAKARNMIREELLELEKRSPRYTLILRGVSIGLSRWSEIRDYVEAKSGPITNARLGSLIRNLEKMGWIKKENGGYRIIDPVVEKVLRE; this is encoded by the coding sequence ATGCTCTTTGACCCGAGACCAAAAGAGAGAAGGGAGGAGATGTTTGACAGAGAGGCTGAGCTTGATGCCATTCTTATGGGTATGGAGGAGTATCCGATAACCCTTATCATAGGAATCCGCCGTGTGGGCAAGAGCTCCCTTCTAAAGGCGGCTCTCAACGAATATCAGGGAATCGGGCTCTATCTCGATGCCCGCAGGCTCTACGCGGCAGGGGGCGGAAACATAAGCGCCTCGGTGATGACTGACGAGCTTGGTAGAATACTCCTGGGAAGGGGTCGTTTTGGGTTCCTCAGGGGCGTAAGCGTTGAGAAGGTGAATCTCGGGGGGATTCAGATCAAACCCCGTGACATGGGATTCATGGACGTCCTTGAGGTTATCAACGGAATTGGGGAAAGAACAGGCCAGAAAGTCATCCTGGCCTTTGATGAGGCCCAGTATCTAAGATTCTACGGTTCCCGGGGTGGAAAGGACCTGCTGGCAGGCATAGCCCACGCCTATGACTCAATGCCGAATCTAGGTTTCATATTCACCGGCTCGGAGGTTGGACTCCTCCACGACTTTCTGGGACTGGATGATTACTCAAGCCCCCTCTACGGAAGAATCTACGAGGAGGTTGAGGTCAGGCCGTTCCCGAGGGAACTTTCCGAGGAGTTCCTCCGGGCGGGCTTCTCGGAGATTGGGTTGGACGTACCACAGGATGACATCAAAAGAGCTGTTGATGAGCTGGATGGAATCCCCGGATGGCTAGTTGAGTTTGGATTCAATTACTGGAAAAAGGGAGACCCCAAAAAGGCCCTGGAAGCCACGATAGCAAAGGCGAGGAACATGATACGGGAGGAACTGCTAGAACTTGAAAAGCGCTCCCCGAGGTACACCCTCATCCTGCGTGGGGTCTCCATCGGACTGTCAAGGTGGTCCGAGATAAGGGACTATGTAGAGGCAAAGAGTGGCCCCATAACGAACGCCAGGCTGGGCAGCCTTATCAGGAACCTGGAAAAGATGGGATGGATAAAGAAGGAGAACGGGGGGTACAGGATAATCGACCCCGTGGTGGAAAAAGTCTTGAGGGAGTGA
- a CDS encoding DUF354 domain-containing protein → MKVWIDITNSPHVHFFKGIIRELEKAGHEVLITTREFDGLTGILDMYGFDYYVVGRHGGATLEGKLVAGTERMYRLSKLIVEEKPDLALYKHSAEAPRVAFGLQIPSIGFVDNETAVGQNKLILPYTELLVFPKAIDAYELIRCGADPNGMRPINGFSELSHLYGFVPNRKVLNKLGVRRNEYIVMRTEPVKANYFNGNGKSILENVIPLLPEVPIVLFPRTPEQRERFERFDNVIMPEEPVDSLSLLYYARLMIGAGGTMNREAIALGTPTISTYPGRLLAVTRWLVEKGVKFHSTDPVKVAMMAERMMEMNGSYRAYLRSVVSGFENPMDVILGEIETYEEFGTFSAMKIGEAGTSEARNPGGYVGLNEGRDEKEQN, encoded by the coding sequence ATGAAGGTATGGATCGACATAACAAACTCCCCTCACGTTCACTTCTTCAAGGGTATAATCAGGGAACTGGAAAAGGCCGGACATGAGGTTTTAATAACCACGCGCGAATTCGACGGCCTTACCGGCATCCTCGACATGTACGGGTTTGATTACTACGTCGTCGGAAGGCACGGGGGTGCCACCCTCGAGGGCAAGCTCGTGGCCGGTACCGAGAGGATGTACCGCCTCAGCAAGCTCATTGTGGAGGAGAAGCCGGACCTGGCTCTCTATAAGCACTCCGCTGAGGCACCGCGCGTCGCCTTTGGCCTCCAGATTCCTTCGATAGGCTTTGTGGACAACGAAACCGCCGTTGGCCAGAACAAGCTTATACTCCCCTACACCGAACTCCTGGTGTTCCCCAAGGCCATAGACGCCTACGAACTGATCAGATGCGGCGCAGACCCCAATGGTATGAGGCCGATAAACGGCTTCTCCGAGCTGTCTCACCTCTACGGCTTCGTTCCCAACAGAAAGGTCCTGAATAAGCTCGGTGTCAGGAGGAACGAGTACATCGTCATGCGTACCGAACCCGTGAAGGCCAACTACTTCAACGGGAACGGGAAGAGCATACTTGAGAACGTTATACCCCTCCTTCCAGAGGTGCCTATAGTTCTCTTCCCCAGGACCCCGGAGCAGAGGGAGCGCTTCGAGCGCTTTGACAACGTGATCATGCCGGAGGAGCCCGTTGACAGCCTCAGCCTGCTCTACTACGCCAGGCTTATGATAGGGGCCGGTGGAACGATGAACCGCGAGGCCATAGCCCTCGGAACCCCAACGATCTCCACATATCCTGGCAGACTGCTCGCGGTGACACGGTGGCTCGTCGAGAAGGGCGTCAAGTTCCACTCAACCGATCCCGTGAAGGTCGCTATGATGGCAGAGCGCATGATGGAGATGAACGGAAGCTACCGGGCGTACCTCAGGAGCGTTGTGAGCGGCTTTGAGAACCCCATGGACGTCATACTCGGCGAGATCGAGACGTACGAAGAGTTCGGAACGTTCAGCGCGATGAAGATTGGGGAGGCGGGGACCTCAGAGGCCCGCAACCCTGGGGGTTACGTAGGCCTCAATGAGGGCCGCGACGAAAAGGAGCAGAACTGA
- a CDS encoding UDP-N-acetyl-D-mannosamine dehydrogenase: MRDRIENRTAEIAVIGLGYIGLPTAIMFANAGFNVTGYEIRKDVVERINSGKAHIVEPDIDDLLRKAIESGKLRATSNPADIREKDVYIICVQTPLREDRTPNLTYLESAVETVAKAMKPGALIVIESTIPPLTTVRMAELIEELTGLKPGMDFHMVHAPERVMPGRIFKELVYNSRILGGITPESAELAERLYRSFVKGQIFRTKSTVSEVVKLMENTFRDVNIALANEFAYLAHQYRINVFEAIELANSHPRVKIHVPGIGVGGHCLPKDPHLLVWPAKDDFGLIRLAREINDGMPLLVKDLLFEALRTINLPPEKAVVAVLGLAYKGNSDDTRNSPASAFVEAIVDDVAEVRTYDPFVEGTHSSIEEALRGADAVVIATDHTVFKSLDWETLGKLMRNRVLIDGRRVVGVPPEGFVFKGVGRGEY; this comes from the coding sequence ATGCGGGACAGGATAGAGAATAGAACGGCAGAGATAGCTGTCATCGGCCTCGGGTACATCGGCCTCCCAACTGCGATAATGTTCGCCAACGCGGGCTTCAATGTTACCGGGTATGAAATAAGAAAAGATGTTGTTGAGAGAATAAATTCCGGAAAGGCCCACATAGTCGAGCCGGATATAGATGATCTCCTCAGGAAGGCAATTGAGAGCGGAAAGCTGCGGGCAACGTCGAACCCCGCGGATATCAGAGAAAAGGACGTTTACATAATCTGTGTCCAAACGCCTCTGAGGGAGGACAGGACGCCCAACCTCACATACCTGGAAAGCGCCGTTGAAACCGTCGCAAAGGCCATGAAGCCGGGCGCACTCATCGTTATCGAGAGCACCATTCCCCCGCTCACGACGGTTAGAATGGCCGAGCTCATAGAGGAACTGACCGGGTTGAAGCCTGGAATGGATTTCCACATGGTTCACGCGCCGGAGAGGGTGATGCCGGGCAGAATATTCAAAGAGCTGGTGTACAACTCGCGCATCCTCGGTGGAATAACCCCCGAAAGCGCCGAGCTTGCCGAAAGGCTCTACCGCTCCTTTGTTAAAGGACAGATATTCAGGACGAAATCGACCGTCAGTGAGGTCGTCAAGCTCATGGAGAACACTTTCAGGGACGTCAACATAGCCCTCGCGAATGAGTTTGCCTACCTCGCCCACCAGTACAGGATAAACGTCTTCGAGGCAATAGAACTGGCCAACAGCCACCCACGCGTTAAAATCCACGTTCCGGGAATAGGCGTTGGCGGCCACTGCCTTCCAAAGGACCCCCACCTTCTCGTCTGGCCGGCGAAGGACGACTTTGGTCTCATAAGGCTCGCGAGGGAGATAAACGACGGCATGCCCCTGCTCGTCAAGGACCTTCTTTTTGAGGCGCTGAGAACCATCAACCTCCCACCGGAAAAAGCCGTGGTCGCGGTGCTTGGGCTGGCTTACAAGGGGAACAGCGACGACACCAGGAACTCCCCCGCCTCCGCATTCGTGGAAGCCATCGTGGATGACGTGGCGGAGGTAAGGACGTACGACCCGTTCGTGGAAGGAACCCACAGCAGCATCGAAGAGGCTCTGAGGGGCGCCGATGCGGTAGTAATAGCGACGGACCACACGGTCTTCAAATCCCTCGACTGGGAAACCCTCGGGAAGCTCATGCGGAACCGCGTTCTCATCGACGGCCGCCGCGTGGTCGGGGTGCCGCC
- a CDS encoding lipoate protein ligase C-terminal domain-containing protein — MKHHVGEHKAKKGLIRIEFDERDGRVEHVRITGDFFMHPEEAIHELEQKLEGHGIDELESLMDEFFAMRMDIEMPYVNIEDFKIALKNALKE; from the coding sequence ATGAAACACCATGTGGGCGAGCACAAGGCGAAGAAGGGACTCATCAGGATAGAGTTTGATGAGAGAGACGGCAGGGTCGAGCACGTCAGGATCACGGGAGACTTCTTCATGCACCCAGAGGAAGCTATCCATGAGCTGGAGCAAAAGCTTGAAGGGCACGGGATCGACGAGCTGGAATCCCTGATGGACGAGTTCTTTGCTATGAGGATGGACATTGAGATGCCCTACGTAAACATCGAGGACTTCAAAATCGCGCTCAAAAACGCGCTGAAGGAGTGA
- a CDS encoding arginine--tRNA ligase — protein MGYGEVKEKMKLILQETLEDMLKEAGKEWNGEITFDDTPNIELGDFGTAVSFQLARVFRKAPKLIAEELAERLGGKLPEEISEVRAVNGYINFYLDYGTFGRELVREILEKKNAYGESALGDGKKVIVEHTSVNPTKPLHMGHARNSVLGDTMARIMRKLGYTVEVQNYIDDLGVQFAQVLWGYLNLKEEFDRIEAEMREKGLKEDFIDHIMGLLYVEVNRRIEENPNVDGEVRELMKKLEEGDNEIAEIGRKLAERVVRAQMLTTSRMKINYDLLSWESDIMRSGIFKEAYELIEANENFFWAEGGKYKGAFVMDLRKLFPDMKNPFLVLKRSDGTATYTGKDIAYHLWKFGKVTADMLYKPWENEEHETWTTAPDGKAMPGKFGKADVVINVIGAEQKHPQMAIKYALQLLGFEDSAENFHHLAYEHVVREEGKFSGRKGTWVGFTVDEVLNEAVQRARALVEEKNPGLSEEEKEHIAEAVGVGAVRYNLVKYSPDKVITFRWDDVLNFEGDSAPYVQYAHARCASILRKAADGGIETDWEALMERADFSRLTNREKELVKLLAKFPEIVEQAGRDVKPHLIPWYANELASLFNKFYMDHPVLKAEEGILEERLLLVLATKQVLRNTLELLGIEAPEKM, from the coding sequence ATGGGATACGGCGAAGTTAAGGAGAAAATGAAGCTCATCCTTCAGGAAACCCTTGAGGACATGCTGAAAGAGGCTGGAAAGGAATGGAACGGGGAGATAACGTTTGATGACACCCCGAACATCGAGCTCGGCGACTTCGGAACGGCGGTTTCATTTCAGCTTGCCAGGGTCTTCAGGAAGGCTCCGAAGCTCATAGCCGAGGAGCTTGCGGAGAGGCTCGGCGGGAAGCTCCCGGAGGAAATCTCAGAGGTCAGGGCGGTCAACGGTTACATCAACTTCTACCTGGACTACGGCACCTTCGGACGCGAACTTGTCCGTGAGATACTTGAGAAGAAAAACGCATACGGCGAGAGCGCGCTTGGGGATGGGAAGAAGGTCATCGTCGAGCACACTTCAGTGAACCCGACGAAGCCGCTCCACATGGGACATGCCAGGAACTCGGTTCTCGGCGATACGATGGCCCGTATAATGCGGAAGCTCGGCTACACCGTCGAGGTTCAGAACTACATAGACGACCTCGGCGTTCAGTTTGCCCAGGTTCTCTGGGGTTACCTGAACCTCAAGGAGGAATTCGACAGGATCGAGGCGGAGATGAGGGAAAAGGGCCTCAAGGAGGACTTCATTGACCACATCATGGGCCTCCTCTACGTTGAGGTTAACAGGCGCATAGAGGAGAACCCCAATGTTGATGGGGAAGTTCGTGAGCTGATGAAGAAGCTCGAGGAGGGGGACAACGAAATAGCGGAAATCGGCAGAAAGCTCGCGGAGAGGGTTGTCAGGGCGCAGATGCTCACTACCAGCCGCATGAAGATAAACTACGACCTCCTCAGCTGGGAGAGCGACATAATGAGGAGCGGAATCTTCAAGGAAGCCTACGAGCTCATCGAGGCCAACGAGAACTTCTTCTGGGCGGAGGGAGGGAAGTACAAGGGAGCCTTCGTTATGGACCTTAGAAAGCTCTTCCCGGACATGAAGAACCCGTTCCTCGTCCTCAAGAGGAGCGACGGGACGGCGACCTACACCGGCAAGGACATAGCCTATCACCTCTGGAAGTTCGGCAAGGTCACAGCCGACATGCTCTACAAGCCGTGGGAGAACGAAGAACACGAAACCTGGACGACCGCCCCCGATGGGAAAGCGATGCCCGGGAAGTTCGGAAAAGCCGATGTGGTCATCAACGTCATCGGCGCCGAGCAGAAGCACCCCCAGATGGCCATCAAGTACGCCCTCCAGCTTCTCGGCTTTGAGGACTCCGCCGAGAACTTCCACCACCTTGCGTACGAACACGTTGTCCGTGAGGAGGGCAAGTTCTCGGGCAGGAAAGGAACCTGGGTCGGTTTTACCGTCGATGAGGTTCTCAACGAGGCCGTTCAGCGTGCCAGGGCTCTCGTGGAGGAGAAGAACCCCGGCCTGAGCGAGGAAGAGAAGGAGCACATAGCCGAAGCCGTCGGAGTCGGCGCCGTCCGCTACAACCTCGTTAAGTACAGCCCGGACAAGGTGATAACCTTCCGCTGGGACGATGTTCTCAACTTCGAGGGAGACAGCGCCCCCTACGTCCAGTACGCCCACGCCAGGTGTGCGTCCATCCTCAGAAAGGCCGCGGACGGCGGCATCGAGACCGACTGGGAGGCCCTCATGGAGAGGGCGGACTTCTCGAGGCTCACCAACAGGGAAAAGGAACTGGTGAAGCTCCTCGCCAAGTTCCCGGAGATTGTGGAGCAGGCGGGCAGGGACGTCAAGCCCCACCTCATCCCGTGGTACGCCAACGAGCTCGCCTCGCTCTTCAACAAGTTCTACATGGACCACCCCGTGCTCAAGGCGGAGGAAGGAATACTGGAGGAGCGTCTGCTGCTCGTCCTGGCGACGAAGCAGGTGCTGAGGAACACGCTCGAGCTGCTCGGCATAGAGGCGCCGGAGAAGATGTGA
- a CDS encoding HEAT repeat domain-containing protein, which produces MGFLSFGSKKDKIKKLIEAERFDEIVSMAVKDKKALNGLIELLDDTAPGIRGDALLILGMLVEQRADVVEPHVEKIFPKAIELTRNRNPYVKENAMILSYELAHRFPDRVRALKGTIIDDLINELSEGDKNTKGFALILIGELRAKEAKGHVEELVSVEDKVILPFEGKKWVPLGEIAKEVLEKLS; this is translated from the coding sequence ATGGGCTTCCTCTCCTTCGGTTCGAAGAAGGATAAAATAAAAAAGCTCATCGAAGCGGAGCGCTTTGATGAGATAGTTTCGATGGCAGTGAAGGACAAGAAGGCACTTAATGGACTCATTGAACTTCTCGACGACACTGCGCCGGGCATCAGGGGAGATGCGCTGCTGATTCTGGGAATGCTGGTCGAGCAGAGGGCAGATGTTGTCGAACCCCATGTCGAGAAGATATTCCCCAAAGCTATTGAGCTCACCAGAAACAGAAATCCCTACGTAAAGGAAAACGCCATGATCCTCTCTTACGAGCTTGCCCACAGGTTCCCGGACAGGGTCAGGGCCCTGAAGGGCACAATAATCGACGATCTGATCAATGAGCTCAGTGAAGGCGACAAGAACACGAAGGGGTTCGCTTTGATACTGATTGGTGAGCTCAGGGCCAAAGAGGCAAAGGGTCACGTTGAAGAGCTCGTCAGTGTCGAGGACAAGGTTATACTCCCGTTCGAGGGCAAGAAATGGGTTCCGCTGGGGGAGATAGCCAAAGAGGTCCTTGAAAAACTTTCATGA
- a CDS encoding stage II sporulation protein M — translation MDVLDVKVPKRTMGHLLLVFLLSALGGYWAGAASPNTALEAVRKIIEQIGPISDSSFHNFIKIFTNNSMVALLTFISGLFFGLGPWFIMAFNGFVVGLVVLAVHRIGGMPMGQIILGLVPHGVVEIPAIALAGVAGIVWYREIISGEGDGGERFRRGAVKGLKLFILSVLLLFVAALIEAYVTPRVAGL, via the coding sequence ATGGACGTGCTCGATGTGAAGGTTCCGAAGAGAACCATGGGGCACCTGCTGCTGGTGTTCCTGCTATCCGCCCTCGGAGGATACTGGGCCGGGGCCGCCAGTCCGAACACGGCCCTCGAGGCAGTTCGCAAGATAATCGAGCAGATCGGGCCTATCTCTGACTCCAGCTTCCACAACTTCATCAAGATATTCACCAACAACTCTATGGTGGCGCTCCTCACATTCATATCGGGCCTTTTCTTCGGTCTCGGTCCGTGGTTTATAATGGCCTTCAACGGCTTCGTCGTTGGGCTGGTCGTGCTTGCGGTTCACAGAATTGGCGGGATGCCGATGGGGCAGATAATCTTAGGCCTAGTGCCCCACGGCGTCGTTGAGATACCCGCGATAGCCCTCGCCGGCGTCGCCGGTATCGTCTGGTACAGGGAGATAATCTCAGGAGAGGGCGATGGGGGAGAAAGGTTCAGAAGGGGGGCAGTTAAGGGTCTGAAGCTTTTCATCCTGTCAGTTCTGCTCCTTTTCGTCGCGGCCCTCATTGAGGCCTACGTAACCCCCAGGGTTGCGGGCCTCTGA
- a CDS encoding dihydrodipicolinate synthase family protein, whose protein sequence is MRGVVVPLVTPFNEDYSIDFPALEEHTEFLQKVGVHGIFINATTGEFTSLNLDERKLLAEKGRELVKSAFYLVGTASSNTFEVVELTKHAQDIGADYVVIAPPYYCPLNDDALFAHYSTVAESTDIPIILYNIPSCANPLSVSLIRRLALEYSNISGVKETIDSVNHIRDVILEVKGERNDFRVFTGLDQHFLNTLVLGGDGGIMACANFAPEVHLALWKAFQEKRFEDAFEHARRLAKLSRVYDVASSFGSAIKLAMSLRGFSIKPVLRPPYTIDGDDVKENIRKLLAEVLG, encoded by the coding sequence ATGCGCGGTGTTGTGGTGCCCCTTGTAACGCCCTTCAACGAGGACTACTCCATTGACTTCCCCGCCCTCGAGGAGCACACCGAGTTTCTCCAGAAGGTCGGCGTCCACGGGATATTCATCAACGCAACGACCGGTGAGTTCACGAGTCTGAACCTGGACGAGCGAAAGCTCCTCGCCGAGAAGGGCAGGGAGCTGGTCAAGTCGGCGTTCTACCTGGTCGGTACGGCCTCCTCGAACACCTTCGAGGTCGTTGAGCTTACGAAGCACGCCCAGGACATAGGGGCCGACTACGTCGTGATAGCGCCCCCCTACTACTGCCCCCTGAACGACGACGCCCTGTTCGCCCACTACTCGACCGTGGCCGAGAGCACTGACATACCGATCATCCTCTACAACATCCCCTCCTGCGCCAACCCGCTCAGCGTTTCCCTCATCAGGCGCCTTGCCCTCGAGTATTCGAACATCTCCGGTGTGAAGGAGACGATTGACAGCGTAAACCATATCCGGGACGTTATTCTTGAAGTTAAGGGCGAGAGGAATGACTTCAGGGTCTTCACCGGCCTCGACCAGCACTTCCTGAACACGCTCGTTCTGGGCGGGGACGGGGGGATAATGGCCTGCGCCAACTTCGCCCCAGAGGTTCACCTGGCCCTCTGGAAGGCGTTCCAGGAAAAGAGGTTTGAGGATGCGTTTGAGCATGCCAGAAGGCTTGCAAAACTGTCCAGGGTCTACGACGTTGCGTCATCCTTTGGCTCGGCAATAAAGCTCGCCATGTCGCTCCGCGGCTTCTCAATAAAACCCGTCCTCAGGCCCCCGTACACGATTGACGGGGATGATGTGAAGGAGAATATAAGAAAGCTGCTCGCCGAGGTGCTGGGCTGA